The genomic window CGAGCGAGCGGACGGTCACGGCGGCCGATCGATCGAACCGCTTTTGCGACGCCGGACGGTAGCAGGGGCCGATGGACGTACTGATCGTCGGCGCGGGGGCGATGGGGACGTGGCTCGGCCGTGCCGTAGACGCCTCGGTGACGTTCGCCGACGTCGACGCCGACGCCGCGGCCGCCGCCGCCGACGCGGTCGGGAACGGCGCCGAGACGACGACGCTCGAGGGGACGGACAGCTACGACGTCGTCGCTATCGCCGTCCCGATGACCCACGCCGTCGACGCGATCGCCGACCACGCCGACCGGGCCGAGGGGGCGATCGTCGACGTCTCCGGCGCGATGGGCCCGCCGCTCGAGGCGATGCGGACCCACGCGCCGGACAGGGAGCGAGCGAGCCTCCACCCGCTGTTCGCGCCCGAGCGAGCGCCCGGGTCGATCGCCGTCGTTCGCGACGAGACCGGACCGACGGTCGAAACGCTCCTCGACGCGCTCGCGACGCGGGGCAACGACGTACTCGAGACCACGGCGACGGAACACGACGACGCCATGGAGACGGTTCAGGCGGCGACCCACGCCGCCGTGCTCTCCTTCGCGCTGGCCGCGGAACCGGTGCCCGACGGCTTCGAGACGCCGATCTACGAGGGGCTGGGGACCCTGGCCGAGCAGATGACCGAGGGGACGCCCCGCGTGTACGCCGACATTCAGGAGGCCTTCGACGGCGCCGACGCGATCGCCGACGCCGCCGCGACGGTCGCCGAGGCCGACCGGGACGAACTCGAGTCCCTCTACCGAGAGGCGGCCGATCGGTGGCAGGCGGACGCGGCGGCCGAGATCGACGGGACGAACGGCGAGACCGACGACGGGACCGGCGATACGAACGACGAGACCGCCAAATACGAGACGAACGGCGACGCGAACGGAGGGACCTCCCGATGAGCGACCAGCGCGAGTCCGTGCGATCGAACGCGAAGTACCTGCAGAACGTCCGCCCGATCGACCCCGACGAGATCTGCGAGTACGTCGAGGGCAACCCCCACCCGGCGGTCGTTCGCCAGCACCTCCGCGAACTGGCGCCCGAACTCGAGTTGATCGAGCGCGACGACGGCACCTTCGTCCCCGTCGAGGACGACCCCGTGGCGCCGAACCGCGGCCCCGTCGAGCGCTTCCCCGCGGCGTACGAACGGCGACTGGAAGACCTGCTGGTCGACCGCTACGGCGCCGACTGGCACGAAGACGCCACGGGCGAGCTCCTCCGGTCGACGATCCGCCGGTTCAAGCACCGCTACCTCGAGCGACGGCCGGTCGAGTACGACGACGACGTCGCCGCCGGCTACGCGATCTACCACCTTCCGGGCTACTACGCGGCCGTCCAGTACGCGCTGGACGACCTCGCCGAACGGGGCCTGCTGGGGCGGTCGCTTCGCGTCCTCGACATCGGCGCCGGCGTCGGCGGCCCCGCGCTGGGCCTCTGTGACTACCTCCCCGAGGACGCCCTGCTCGACTACCACGCCGTCGAACCCAGCGCGGCCGCCGACGTCCTCGAGGAACTGCTCGCGGAGACCGGCCCGAACGTTCACCCGACGATCCACCGGACGACCGCCGAGGCGTTCGATCCCGGCGCGATCGGTGCGGGTGGCGACGGCAGTGACGGCAGCGGCGGCAGCGGCAGAAGCGACGGCAGCGACAGCGACGACGCGTTCGATCCGACCGCCCCCGACGACGGCTTCGACCTCGTCCTCGCCTGCAACGTCCTGAGCGAACTCGAGGACCCGACGGCCGTCCTGCGGTCGGCCCTCGAGACGCTCGCCCCGGACGGAACGCTGCTGGCGATGGCGCCGGCGGACAAGAACACCAGCGTCGAGTTGCGGGCGGTCGAACGGGAACTCGAGGACGAACGGCTGTGGACAGCCGACAAGATGGGCCTCGAGGACGGCGAGGCGGGTGAGGACGGCGAGGGTGCGGCGGACGGCGATACCAGCCGCGAGGCCCACCGGCGCGGTCTGGTGACGGTCTACGGGCCGACCGTTCGCCTCTGGCCGGGCGAGCGCCCGACGGACCGGGGCTGGACCTTCGACGTCAGACCCGATCTCTCCGTCCCCTCGTTCCAGCGGAAACTCGACGAGGCGACGCCCGACAGTGACGAGGAGCACGCCCCCGGCGAGTTCGTCAACGTCGACGTCCAGTTCTCCTCCTCGCTGTTGCGCCTCGACGGCAAGCGGCGGATCGACCTCGCGCTCGAGACGGGCGACTGGGCGAAGATGGCCGAGATGGAACGGCACGTGACCAACCGGATCGACCTCGTCGCGGCGAAACTCAGCCGCTCGCTGAGCGACACTGACCGCGACGACGGTCACGGCGGCCGCTCCAACCCGCTGTTCAAGATCAGCGACGGCAGCGAGGCGATCGACCACTACGCCGTCGTCACGTCAGAGACCTCGCTCAACCGGCCGCTGCTCGAGGCCGACTACGGCGAGGTCTGCTCGTTCGAACGGATCCTCGCGCTCTGGAACGACGACGAGGAGGCGTACAATCTGGTCGTCGACGAGGAGACGATCGTCGACCGCATCGGCTGACCGGTCGCTAGTGGTACGGTTTCGTTATTCGAACGAAAGTCAGAAACGAAGACGTTCGGTTCGTACGTGAGGCTATTGAACGGCTGTACCGTGCCTGAATCGAGTGAAAACGAGCGTTCTGTACCGTGGCAACAGGGAATCACCACACCCTCCCCAGCCGATTCGCTCCCTCCGGTCGCTCATCCCTCGCACGATATCGTCGATCGGCCTCGCAATCGCTCAGCCGATCAACAGCGCGCGCCACCGCCGCGCTCGAGCGACCGACAGCGAGCCGACCCCGCCATACGACCCACCGAAGCGGTGGGCTTTTCGCTCCGGCCTCCGACCCGACGGATATGAGCGACCCCCTCGAGATCCTGTTGACCAACGACGACGGGATCGACAGCACCGGCCTCCGGGCGCTGTACGACGCCCTCTCGGAGCTGGGCAACGTGACCGTCGTCGCCCCCGCGACCGATCAGAGCTCCTGTGGCCGCTCGATGTCCCACGAGGTCGACGTCGAGGAGCGCGAACTGGGGTACGCCCTCTATGGCACTCCCTCGGACTGCGTCGTCGCCGGACTGGCCGAACTCGGCCCGTTCCCCGACATCGTCGTCGCGGGCTGTAACGAGGGCGCGAACCTGGGCGAGTACGTCCTCGGGCGCTCGGGGACGATCAGCGCCGCCGTCGAGGCCGCCTTCTTCGACGTGCCCGCGATCGCGACCTCGATGTACGTGCCCCCCGAGGAGGGCCCGCTGAGCGAACTCGAGTTGACGGCCGAGGACTTCGCCGAGGCGACCCGCGTGACCTCCTATCTGGTCGACAACGCCCTCGAGGCCGGCGTCTTCGACCACGCGGCCTATCTCAACGTCAACGTCCCGCTGGCCGACGGAGATCCGGCGCCGCTCGAGATCACCCGGCCCTCGAAGCGCTACGAGATGGACGCCGAGCGCGACGGCGACCGCGTCCACCTCAAGGACCGCGTCTGGGAGCGCATGGATCCCGAGACGCTGCCGGATCCGGACGGGACGGACCGCCGCGCGGTCGTCGAGGGACGGATCAGCGTCTCGCCGCTGACCGCACCGCACTCGACGAACCACCACGAGGCCCTGTCGGCGCTAGCCGATGCGTACCCGGAGTCGGTCGACTCGGCGGAGCGATAATCGCCCCGAAACTGAGAGATGGGTGACGATGTCCGGCGGACCGGTGGCGAGACGCAGCGAACCGCTCCCGAGCGGCGCCGTCACCTCGAGGGGAACGGCGCCGGTACCGGCCGCTACCGAACTGATTTGTATCGGGGTGGTGAACGGTCAGCCATGGCGAGGGTCGGAATCGGTCACCGAACGGCGACTGGAACCCTCGAGCGTGCCAAAATCGGCCACTGCGCGCGTGGTCCGCTGTGACGCCGCGTCCCGGTGAGAGCGCGTCTGCTCGGTGTGGCAATAACCGACTTGCGGGTCGCAAGGCCCGTGCTATTCGCCGACCGAGGCGTTACGATAGTCAGCCCATAATTAGCAGCTACAGAGATAGGTGCCAAATGAAACACAAAACCAAGGTAGATCGGTATCCAACGCACACAACTAACGACCACGGAGGGTGATCAACGGATGGTATTCAATGCACTCTGGACCCGTCTTTCGTCGCTCTGGTCGAGCGACTCGACAGGCGAGACGGAAGACGGCGAGACGACGGGCGAGGAACCGGACGACAGCGAGGACGAAACACTGAGCTACGCCGAAGAGCTCGAGTACGGGGTCGACGAACACGACCTCCCCGACGAGGACAAAATTCTCAGACTGCTCGTCAAACGCGGCGGCCGCGTCGATCGATCGACCGTCCGCCAGGAGACCGGCTGGTCGGAGGAGCGCCTCGAGGATGTCATCGACCGCATGGAGGACGAGGGGCAAGTCAGCGCGATCACCGTCGGTCGCAAACGGGTCGTCTGCCGGCGCGGGTTCGAGCCGAAGGGGTATCGCTCCCACCTCAACGAGTAACGGATCGACGCGGATACGTTCGGGACGCCGGGACGGTTTCGACGGGGCCGAAGTCGACGGTAGTAGCGTTCTCGACGACTGATTTTCCAACGGGACGTCTGCACCGGACTCGAGCGTCGGCCGTGCGCGGCGCCGGGACACTGGAATCGCTTTTCCCGTGGCTCAGAGCGCTCGAGTCGAGTCGGATCCGCCTGTAATTCGAGTCGACCGGACGGTTGCGGCGGTCGACAGGAGGGCTCGCCGCGACGGCGCTACCCCGGCGCGGACGGCGTACGAAGGCCGAATCCATATCCCTCGGACAGCCGTCTCTAGAGACATGTTAGAACTCGCACTGCTGTTCTTCGTGATCGCGATCATCGCCGGTGCGTTCGGCGCGGGCGGCGTCGCCGGAATGTCAATGGCCATCGCGAAGTGGCTCGTGCTGGTGTTCGTCGTCCTCGCGGTCGTCTCGCTGTTGCTGTGACCGCGTGGGGACGTCGAACCGATCGACCGCTCCCGGCGCGATCGGCTGGTATCGGGCGATTGGACGCTTAGCCGTACGCGGGCGGCGACGAGGGCCGCTGGAGCGCCAGATCGTCCCGACAGAGAACGCCGTCGACGAAGAGCCGCCCGTCGCTGGTGAGCGTCACCTCGTGGTCGGCGATTTCGAACGTGAACTCCCAGCACCCGCCGTCGTGCGCGGCGAGTTCCGTCAGGACGGCCGGGTTGATGTGCTCGTAGAGCGTGTACTCGACCTCGTCCAGATCGAGCCGATCCGCGGTGGCCAGCGCCTGCACGACGTCCACGATGATCTCGTCCTCCGTTCGGCGGGGCGTCGACTCCCAGTGGGGCCGCGACCGGCGGTTATCCATCGCCGGAGCCCCGCTGTGAACGCGCGCGCACTTGCCCACCGACCCTCGCGGCGACGGCCGATGATCGTCGGACGGCGCGACCCCGACGGTTCGATCGCCGCTCGGAACTCGAGGCGTCGATCGGTTCGTAACGGGACGCGTCGCGTGCGAGGGACTGCCGTCGCCGTGCGTTCCGCCGGCGTGAACCGAACCGCGACGCTGCGATAGCCGATTTCCGGTACGCCACCCGCGTGGATCCCCACCACTGGTCGATCATCGTCACGTACGGCCCGTCCAGCGGACCGCTAATAAATAGGTTGTCACTAAATCCAATAGATTGCAGTT from Haloterrigena sp. KLK7 includes these protein-coding regions:
- a CDS encoding NAD(P)-binding domain-containing protein — its product is MDVLIVGAGAMGTWLGRAVDASVTFADVDADAAAAAADAVGNGAETTTLEGTDSYDVVAIAVPMTHAVDAIADHADRAEGAIVDVSGAMGPPLEAMRTHAPDRERASLHPLFAPERAPGSIAVVRDETGPTVETLLDALATRGNDVLETTATEHDDAMETVQAATHAAVLSFALAAEPVPDGFETPIYEGLGTLAEQMTEGTPRVYADIQEAFDGADAIADAAATVAEADRDELESLYREAADRWQADAAAEIDGTNGETDDGTGDTNDETAKYETNGDANGGTSR
- a CDS encoding class I SAM-dependent methyltransferase; translated protein: MSDQRESVRSNAKYLQNVRPIDPDEICEYVEGNPHPAVVRQHLRELAPELELIERDDGTFVPVEDDPVAPNRGPVERFPAAYERRLEDLLVDRYGADWHEDATGELLRSTIRRFKHRYLERRPVEYDDDVAAGYAIYHLPGYYAAVQYALDDLAERGLLGRSLRVLDIGAGVGGPALGLCDYLPEDALLDYHAVEPSAAADVLEELLAETGPNVHPTIHRTTAEAFDPGAIGAGGDGSDGSGGSGRSDGSDSDDAFDPTAPDDGFDLVLACNVLSELEDPTAVLRSALETLAPDGTLLAMAPADKNTSVELRAVERELEDERLWTADKMGLEDGEAGEDGEGAADGDTSREAHRRGLVTVYGPTVRLWPGERPTDRGWTFDVRPDLSVPSFQRKLDEATPDSDEEHAPGEFVNVDVQFSSSLLRLDGKRRIDLALETGDWAKMAEMERHVTNRIDLVAAKLSRSLSDTDRDDGHGGRSNPLFKISDGSEAIDHYAVVTSETSLNRPLLEADYGEVCSFERILALWNDDEEAYNLVVDEETIVDRIG
- the surE gene encoding 5'/3'-nucleotidase SurE; this translates as MSDPLEILLTNDDGIDSTGLRALYDALSELGNVTVVAPATDQSSCGRSMSHEVDVEERELGYALYGTPSDCVVAGLAELGPFPDIVVAGCNEGANLGEYVLGRSGTISAAVEAAFFDVPAIATSMYVPPEEGPLSELELTAEDFAEATRVTSYLVDNALEAGVFDHAAYLNVNVPLADGDPAPLEITRPSKRYEMDAERDGDRVHLKDRVWERMDPETLPDPDGTDRRAVVEGRISVSPLTAPHSTNHHEALSALADAYPESVDSAER
- a CDS encoding DUF1328 family protein encodes the protein MLELALLFFVIAIIAGAFGAGGVAGMSMAIAKWLVLVFVVLAVVSLLL
- a CDS encoding HalOD1 output domain-containing protein; protein product: MDNRRSRPHWESTPRRTEDEIIVDVVQALATADRLDLDEVEYTLYEHINPAVLTELAAHDGGCWEFTFEIADHEVTLTSDGRLFVDGVLCRDDLALQRPSSPPAYG